A region of Vigna radiata var. radiata cultivar VC1973A chromosome 10, Vradiata_ver6, whole genome shotgun sequence DNA encodes the following proteins:
- the LOC106774599 gene encoding F-box protein SKIP19 isoform X1, with product MSSSSSVKSVGADREERNWKDLPRDVLCTIFQKLGAIETLMRAQHGSSVWRTISKDPLLWCTIDMSNSGDMDLQLGIICRRAIDYSCGHLLRINIEHFGTDDLLRHITDSSTRDTTTKVASSRSARDTTTEVALYRVVSSYMG from the exons ATGTCGTCGTCGTCGTCAGTGAAGTCCGTAGGAGCGGATCGTGAAGAGCGAAACTGGAAGGATCTTCCGCGAGACGTGCTATGTACCATTTTCCAGAAGCTCGGCGCAATCGAAACCCTCATGCGCGCCCAGCACGGGTCCTCTGTATGGCGCACCATCTCGAAGGACCCTCTCCTGTGGTGCACCATCGACATGAGCAATTCTGGCGACATGGACTTGCAGTTAGGGATCATTTGCCGCCGCGCAATTGACTACAGCTGCGGCCACCTGCTCCGTATCAACATCGAGCATTTCGGCACCGATGATCTCCTACGCCACATCACCGATTC GTCAACAAGAGACACAACAACAAAAGTCGCTTCCTCAAGGTCAGCAAGAGACACGACAACGGAAGTTGCTTTATATAGGGTTGTATCTTCTTATATGGGGTGA
- the LOC106774599 gene encoding F-box protein SKIP19 isoform X4 encodes MSSSSSVKSVGADREERNWKDLPRDVLCTIFQKLGAIETLMRAQHGSSVWRTISKDPLLWCTIDMSNSGDMDLQLGIICRRAIDYSCGHLLRINIEHFGTDDLLRHITDSFIFI; translated from the exons ATGTCGTCGTCGTCGTCAGTGAAGTCCGTAGGAGCGGATCGTGAAGAGCGAAACTGGAAGGATCTTCCGCGAGACGTGCTATGTACCATTTTCCAGAAGCTCGGCGCAATCGAAACCCTCATGCGCGCCCAGCACGGGTCCTCTGTATGGCGCACCATCTCGAAGGACCCTCTCCTGTGGTGCACCATCGACATGAGCAATTCTGGCGACATGGACTTGCAGTTAGGGATCATTTGCCGCCGCGCAATTGACTACAGCTGCGGCCACCTGCTCCGTATCAACATCGAGCATTTCGGCACCGATGATCTCCTACGCCACATCACCGATTC ATTCATATTCATATAG
- the LOC106774599 gene encoding F-box protein SKIP19 isoform X2, translated as MSSSSSVKSVGADREERNWKDLPRDVLCTIFQKLGAIETLMRAQHGSSVWRTISKDPLLWCTIDMSNSGDMDLQLGIICRRAIDYSCGHLLRINIEHFGTDDLLRHITDSGIHQTRTEPKHAELYLTKNTISVQITLH; from the exons ATGTCGTCGTCGTCGTCAGTGAAGTCCGTAGGAGCGGATCGTGAAGAGCGAAACTGGAAGGATCTTCCGCGAGACGTGCTATGTACCATTTTCCAGAAGCTCGGCGCAATCGAAACCCTCATGCGCGCCCAGCACGGGTCCTCTGTATGGCGCACCATCTCGAAGGACCCTCTCCTGTGGTGCACCATCGACATGAGCAATTCTGGCGACATGGACTTGCAGTTAGGGATCATTTGCCGCCGCGCAATTGACTACAGCTGCGGCCACCTGCTCCGTATCAACATCGAGCATTTCGGCACCGATGATCTCCTACGCCACATCACCGATTC GGGAATCCATCAAACAAGGACTGAGCCTAAACATGCAGAACTCTATTTGACTAAGAACACCATCTCCGTCCAAATCACCCTCCATTAG
- the LOC106774599 gene encoding F-box protein SKIP19 isoform X3, with product MSSSSSVKSVGADREERNWKDLPRDVLCTIFQKLGAIETLMRAQHGSSVWRTISKDPLLWCTIDMSNSGDMDLQLGIICRRAIDYSCGHLLRINIEHFGTDDLLRHITDSLEKNMRKGT from the exons ATGTCGTCGTCGTCGTCAGTGAAGTCCGTAGGAGCGGATCGTGAAGAGCGAAACTGGAAGGATCTTCCGCGAGACGTGCTATGTACCATTTTCCAGAAGCTCGGCGCAATCGAAACCCTCATGCGCGCCCAGCACGGGTCCTCTGTATGGCGCACCATCTCGAAGGACCCTCTCCTGTGGTGCACCATCGACATGAGCAATTCTGGCGACATGGACTTGCAGTTAGGGATCATTTGCCGCCGCGCAATTGACTACAGCTGCGGCCACCTGCTCCGTATCAACATCGAGCATTTCGGCACCGATGATCTCCTACGCCACATCACCGATTC ACTTgagaaaaatatgagaaaaggAACTTAG
- the LOC106775159 gene encoding protein kinase PINOID has protein sequence MLIQTTCARDSGMSSETVNSTQRTSMSNESVCSTSFSRLSFDLPPSSSSPESLFVKPHRSSDFAYSAIFRRQSALTFRDFHLLRRIGAGDIGTVYLCRLRHDEDECFYAMKVVDKEAVALKKKAQRAEMERKILKMVDHPFLPTLYAEFEASHFSCIVMEYCSGGDLHSLRHNHPNKRFSLSSARFYAAEVLVALEYLHMLGIIYRDLKPENVLVRSDGHIMLSDFDLSLCSHAIPAVESPDSSLDPAFTRTLPYTRQYSTPFSCLSNRVFRSKKLQTLQPNRLFVAEPVGARSCSFVGTHEYVSPEVASGNSHGNAVDWWSFGIFIFEMVYGRTPFAGPSNEATLRNIIKNPLAFPTATPSTTLEMHARDLISGLLNKDPNRRLGSKRGAADVKKHPFFAGLNLALIRMVTPPEVPSSLRRQKTTLFYPANDNGNVNNSRQELTAFDYF, from the exons ATGTTAATTCAGACTACCTGTGCTCGGGATTCTGGGATGAGTTCAGAGACTGTCAATTCCACGCAACGAACTTCCATGAGCAACGAGAGCGTTTGCAGCACCAGCTTCAGCCGCCTCTCCTTCGACCTCCCTCCTTCCTCCTCATCGCCCGAGAGCCTCTTTGTCAAGCCCCACCGCTCCTCCGACTTCGCTTACTCTGCCATCTTCCGTCGCCAGTCCGCCCTCACCTTCCGTGACTTCCACCTCCTCCGCCGCATCGGCGCCGGCGACATCGGCACTGTGTACCTCTGTCGCCTTCGCCACGACGAGGACGAGTGCTTCTACGCGATGAAGGTGGTGGACAAGGAGGCCGTGGCGCTGAAGAAGAAGGCGCAGAGAGCGGAGATGGAGAGAAAGATTCTGAAGATGGTTGACCACCCCTTCCTCCCTACGCTCTACGCGGAGTTCGAGGCCTCGCATTTCTCTTGCATTGTGATGGAGTATTGCTCCGGTGGAGACTTGCACTCCCTTCGACACAACCACCCTAACAAACGCTTCTCTCTCTCCTCTGCCAG GTTTTACGCGGCTGAAGTACTGGTGGCGTTGGAGTATCTCCACATGCTGGGAATAATCTACAGGGATCTAAAGCCAGAAAACGTGTTGGTCAGATCAGACGGTCACATCATGCTTTCTGATTTCGATCTCTCTCTCTGCTCCCATGCAATCCCCGCCGTTGAATCCCCTGACTCTTCTCTAGATCCTGCGTTCACACGCACGTTACCCTACACCCGTCAGTACTCCACTCCCTTCTCCTGCCTCTCCAACCGCGTCTTCCGCTCCAAGAAGCTCCAAACCCTCCAACCCAACCGCCTCTTTGTGGCCGAACCGGTTGGGGCTCGCTCCTGCTCCTTCGTGGGGACACACGAGTACGTCTCACCGGAAGTGGCCTCCGGAAACTCCCACGGCAACGCCGTCGACTGGTGGTCCTTCGGAATATTCATCTTCGAGATGGTGTACGGTCGCACCCCCTTCGCGGGCCCATCCAACGAGGCTACGCTGCggaacatcataaaaaacccCCTCGCCTTTCCCACCGCCACGCCCTCCACCACACTTGAAATGCATGCGCGGGACCTCATCTCCGGGTTGCTCAACAAGGACCCGAACCGCAGGCTTGGGTCGAAGCGCGGCGCCGCCGACGTCAAGAAGCATCCTTTCTTCGCGGGGCTCAATCTGGCGCTGATACGAATGGTGACGCCGCCGGAGGTTCCCTCATCCCTCAGAAGACAGAAAACGACGCTGTTTTACCCCGCTAACGATAACGGCAACGTAAATAACAGTAGACAGGAGCTAACGGCGTTTGATTACTTTTGA